A genomic stretch from Vulpes lagopus strain Blue_001 chromosome 11, ASM1834538v1, whole genome shotgun sequence includes:
- the RXRG gene encoding retinoic acid receptor RXR-gamma isoform X1, with the protein MYGNYSHFMKFPTGFGGSPGHSGSTSMSPSAALSTGKPMDSHPSYTDTPVSAPRTLSAVGPPLNALGSPYRVITSAMGPPSGALAAPPGINLVAPPSSQLNVVNSVSISEDIKPLPGLPGIGNMNYPSASPGSLVKHICAICGDRSSGKHYGVYSCEGCKGFFKRTIRKDLMYTCRDNKDCLIDKRQRNRCQYCRYQKCLVMGMKREAVQEERQRSRERAESEADCANSGHEDMPVERILEAELAVEPKTESYGDMNLENSTNDPVTNICHAADKQLFTLVEWAKRIPHFSDLTLEDQVILLRAGWNELLIASFSHRSVSVQDGILLATGLHVHRSSAHSAGVGSIFDRVLTELVSKMKDMQMDKSELGCLRAIVLFNPDAKGLSNPSEVETLREKVYATLEAYTKQKYPEQPGRFAKLLLRLPALRSIGLKCLEHLFFFKLIGDTPIDTFLMEMLETPLQIT; encoded by the exons GCTCCCCCGGCCACTCTGGCTCCACGTCCATGAGCCCGTCGGCAGCCTTGTCCACTGGGAAGCCCATGGACAGCCACCCCAGCTACACGGACACGCCAGTGAGTGCCCCGCGGACTCTGAGTGCAGTGGGGCCCCCCCTCAATGCCCTGGGCTCTCCATATCGAGTCATCACGTCTGCCATGGGCCCGCCCTCGGGAGCGCTGGCAGCACCTCCAGGAATCAACCTGGTCGCCCCACCCAGCTCCCAG cTAAATGTGGTCAACAGTGTCAGCATTTCAGAGGACATCAAGCCCTTGCCAGGGCTTCCTGGGATTGGAAACATGAACTACCCATCAGCCAGCCCTGGCTCTCTGGTTAAACACATCTGTGCCATCTGTGGGGATAGGTCCTCAG GAAAGCACTACGGTGTGTACAGTTGTGAAGGCTGCAAAGGGTTCTTCAAGAGAACCATAAGGAAAGACCTCATGTACACGTGTCGCGATAATAAAGACTGCCTCATTGACAAGCGCCAGAGGAACCGCTGCCAGTACTGCCGCTACCAGAAGTGCCTGGTGATGGGCATGAAGAGGGAAG CTGTGcaagaagaaaggcagaggagCCGGGAGCGGGCCGAGAGTGAGGCAGACTGTGCTAACAGCGGCCATGAAGATATGCCTGTGGAGAGGATTCTAGAAGCGGAGCTTGCtgttgagccaaagacagaatcCTATGGTGATATGAACTTGGAGAACTCG acaaatgACCCTGTCACCAACATATGCCATGCTGCTGATAAGCAGCTCTTCACTCTTGTTGAATGGGCCAAGCGCATTCCCCACTTCTCTGACCTCACTTTGGAGGACCAGGTCATCCTGCTCCGGGCAG GGTGGAATGAATTGCTAATTGCCTCCTTCTCCCACCGCTCGGTCTCTGTCCAGGATGGCATTCTTCTGGCCACGGGTTTACACGTCCACCGGAGCAGTGCCCACAGCGCTGGGGTTGGCTCCATCTTTGACAG AGTCCTGACTGAGCTGGTCTCCAAAATGAAAGACATGCAGATGGACAAGTCGGAGCTGGGGTGCCTGCGAGCCATTGTGCTGTTTAACCCAG ATGCCAAGGGGCTGTCCAACCCCTCAGAGGTGGAGACCCTGCGAGAGAAGGTTTACGCCACCCTTGAggcctacaccaagcagaagtaTCCAGAACAACCTGGCAG GTTCGCCAAGCTGCTGCTGCGCCTCCCGGCCCTGCGCTCCATCGGCCTCAAGTGCCTGGAGCACCTCTTCTTCTTCAAGCTCATCGGAGACACGCCCATCGACACCTTCCTCATGGAGATGTTGGAGACCCCGCTGCAGATCACCTGA
- the RXRG gene encoding retinoic acid receptor RXR-gamma isoform X2 yields MNYPSASPGSLVKHICAICGDRSSGKHYGVYSCEGCKGFFKRTIRKDLMYTCRDNKDCLIDKRQRNRCQYCRYQKCLVMGMKREAVQEERQRSRERAESEADCANSGHEDMPVERILEAELAVEPKTESYGDMNLENSTNDPVTNICHAADKQLFTLVEWAKRIPHFSDLTLEDQVILLRAGWNELLIASFSHRSVSVQDGILLATGLHVHRSSAHSAGVGSIFDRVLTELVSKMKDMQMDKSELGCLRAIVLFNPDAKGLSNPSEVETLREKVYATLEAYTKQKYPEQPGRFAKLLLRLPALRSIGLKCLEHLFFFKLIGDTPIDTFLMEMLETPLQIT; encoded by the exons ATGAACTACCCATCAGCCAGCCCTGGCTCTCTGGTTAAACACATCTGTGCCATCTGTGGGGATAGGTCCTCAG GAAAGCACTACGGTGTGTACAGTTGTGAAGGCTGCAAAGGGTTCTTCAAGAGAACCATAAGGAAAGACCTCATGTACACGTGTCGCGATAATAAAGACTGCCTCATTGACAAGCGCCAGAGGAACCGCTGCCAGTACTGCCGCTACCAGAAGTGCCTGGTGATGGGCATGAAGAGGGAAG CTGTGcaagaagaaaggcagaggagCCGGGAGCGGGCCGAGAGTGAGGCAGACTGTGCTAACAGCGGCCATGAAGATATGCCTGTGGAGAGGATTCTAGAAGCGGAGCTTGCtgttgagccaaagacagaatcCTATGGTGATATGAACTTGGAGAACTCG acaaatgACCCTGTCACCAACATATGCCATGCTGCTGATAAGCAGCTCTTCACTCTTGTTGAATGGGCCAAGCGCATTCCCCACTTCTCTGACCTCACTTTGGAGGACCAGGTCATCCTGCTCCGGGCAG GGTGGAATGAATTGCTAATTGCCTCCTTCTCCCACCGCTCGGTCTCTGTCCAGGATGGCATTCTTCTGGCCACGGGTTTACACGTCCACCGGAGCAGTGCCCACAGCGCTGGGGTTGGCTCCATCTTTGACAG AGTCCTGACTGAGCTGGTCTCCAAAATGAAAGACATGCAGATGGACAAGTCGGAGCTGGGGTGCCTGCGAGCCATTGTGCTGTTTAACCCAG ATGCCAAGGGGCTGTCCAACCCCTCAGAGGTGGAGACCCTGCGAGAGAAGGTTTACGCCACCCTTGAggcctacaccaagcagaagtaTCCAGAACAACCTGGCAG GTTCGCCAAGCTGCTGCTGCGCCTCCCGGCCCTGCGCTCCATCGGCCTCAAGTGCCTGGAGCACCTCTTCTTCTTCAAGCTCATCGGAGACACGCCCATCGACACCTTCCTCATGGAGATGTTGGAGACCCCGCTGCAGATCACCTGA